From Methanocalculus natronophilus, one genomic window encodes:
- a CDS encoding phytoene desaturase family protein: MEQKKVIIVGAGPGGLTGAMILAHRGFQVTVYEKEDRVGGRNAPLKNGPYTFDTGPTFLMMSFILREVFSEAGRNIEDYLDIRKIEPMYHLDYGDLSLYPTTDVEKTIEEVKATFPGNEDGIPAFYRKEKRRFELLFPCLQKDYTQFRRFFHPDFIRAIPILGIGQSLYQNLGRYFNDDRLKMSFTFQSKYLGMSPWECPSAFTMIPYVERQYGIYHVIGGLNAISGAMATVAGELGAEIRTGSPVEEILTENGRATGVRLATGDIDYADEIIINADFGYAMTHLFNKGTLRKYTPDKIAQKKYSCSTFMLYLGIDGVYDLPHHNIYFSHDYRGNISDIFSTYRLTEEPSFYLQNPSVIDPTLAPPGKSTLYILVPVPNNLSGIDWETEKERFKEKVLDLVITRTSMKDLREKIEVETIITPHTWEQQYNVYLGATFNLAHNLGQMLWFRPRNKFEEVDNCYLVGGGTHPGSGLPTIYESGRITANLISGRHGVSYTKPSTLYTKDGAE, encoded by the coding sequence ATGGAGCAGAAGAAAGTCATTATTGTGGGTGCCGGTCCAGGTGGTCTGACAGGTGCGATGATCCTTGCCCACCGTGGCTTCCAGGTGACTGTCTATGAAAAAGAGGACCGGGTGGGCGGGAGAAACGCTCCCCTGAAAAACGGCCCCTATACCTTTGATACCGGCCCGACCTTTTTGATGATGTCCTTCATCCTCAGGGAGGTCTTTTCTGAAGCAGGACGGAATATTGAAGACTATCTCGACATACGGAAGATAGAGCCGATGTATCACCTGGATTATGGGGATCTCAGCCTCTATCCGACAACTGATGTCGAGAAGACCATTGAAGAGGTCAAAGCCACATTTCCGGGGAATGAAGATGGCATTCCGGCATTCTACAGAAAAGAGAAGCGCAGGTTCGAGCTCCTCTTCCCCTGCCTGCAGAAGGATTATACGCAGTTCCGGAGATTCTTCCACCCCGATTTCATCAGGGCAATACCGATTCTTGGTATCGGGCAGTCACTCTACCAGAACCTCGGCCGCTACTTCAATGATGACCGCCTGAAGATGTCCTTCACCTTCCAGTCCAAGTATCTCGGGATGTCGCCCTGGGAATGCCCCTCTGCCTTTACCATGATACCCTATGTGGAACGGCAATACGGCATCTACCATGTCATCGGGGGGTTAAATGCGATATCTGGCGCCATGGCAACAGTCGCAGGCGAACTTGGTGCAGAGATCCGGACAGGATCCCCGGTTGAGGAGATATTGACAGAGAATGGCCGGGCAACCGGGGTCCGGCTTGCCACAGGTGACATTGACTATGCAGATGAGATCATCATCAATGCAGACTTCGGGTATGCGATGACACACCTCTTCAATAAGGGCACACTCAGAAAGTACACACCCGACAAGATTGCACAGAAGAAATACTCCTGTTCCACCTTCATGCTCTACCTCGGAATAGACGGGGTCTATGATCTGCCGCATCATAACATCTACTTCTCGCATGACTACCGGGGCAATATCAGCGATATATTCAGCACCTACCGCCTCACTGAAGAGCCATCCTTCTATCTCCAGAACCCCTCAGTCATCGACCCGACCCTGGCACCGCCTGGAAAATCCACCCTCTATATCCTTGTCCCGGTGCCAAACAACCTCTCAGGTATTGACTGGGAGACGGAAAAGGAGCGTTTTAAGGAGAAGGTACTGGATCTCGTCATCACCCGGACATCAATGAAGGATCTCCGCGAGAAAATCGAGGTGGAGACGATCATCACCCCGCATACCTGGGAGCAGCAGTATAACGTCTACCTGGGAGCGACCTTCAACCTGGCGCACAACCTGGGACAGATGCTCTGGTTCAGACCGAGGAACAAGTTCGAGGAGGTTGATAACTGCTATCTTGTCGGAGGCGGAACGCACCCCGGCAGCGGTCTGCCGACGATATATGAATCGGGAAGAATAACCGCGAACCTGATCTCAGGCAGGCATGGTGTGAGCTATACGAAACCATCCACCCTGTACACAAAGGATGGTGCAGAGTGA
- a CDS encoding DUF362 domain-containing protein, with protein sequence MQPVFVSGIQRGSGEEEVVSAARSITLKATDDLSWLSKGDTVLLKPALNSSFPYPSTTDPLAVRAVADLLTERGAEVVIGDQSGIEHVLHHPGGVLRGSTTENFIASGMNRRDGRRFIGFEDEGWEDGFFHHKSEQTRSWKNGYSVTHWVKTADHIISLPRISTHSMTGATLGLKNMVGLLREDSRVEFHANGPMNKYILKATKGSTLSSVDDGTGAFFEKIVEISDVLREKLRLTLFSATLVQATFGPDRYSIESGPIRLGKAAVVRPDPGLLIASTDIIAAEAAALAVLKEARQTVPWIQRFVEKMALFGNPCIRSFDQTPVSAHPAILHGIRIGLGEIPEEIIADDLSAAVAGRIRDLLRSATVS encoded by the coding sequence ATGCAACCGGTGTTTGTTTCGGGCATACAACGCGGCTCTGGAGAGGAGGAGGTGGTATCGGCAGCCAGGAGCATAACGCTGAAGGCAACCGATGATCTCTCATGGCTCTCCAAAGGCGACACGGTGCTCCTGAAACCTGCCCTGAACTCATCATTCCCGTATCCATCCACCACTGACCCGCTCGCGGTCAGGGCTGTTGCTGATCTCCTCACTGAACGGGGAGCGGAGGTGGTGATCGGGGATCAGTCCGGCATAGAGCACGTACTCCACCATCCAGGCGGGGTGCTCCGTGGCAGTACAACTGAAAACTTCATCGCGTCCGGCATGAACAGACGTGATGGCAGGCGGTTCATCGGGTTTGAGGATGAGGGGTGGGAGGATGGGTTCTTCCATCACAAGTCAGAACAGACCCGTTCATGGAAGAATGGCTACTCTGTCACCCACTGGGTGAAGACTGCGGATCATATCATCAGCCTCCCCCGGATAAGCACCCACAGCATGACCGGGGCAACCCTTGGACTGAAGAACATGGTGGGGCTCCTCAGGGAAGACAGCAGGGTCGAATTCCATGCAAACGGCCCCATGAACAAGTATATTCTCAAGGCGACGAAAGGCAGCACACTATCATCAGTGGATGACGGAACCGGGGCATTCTTTGAGAAGATCGTCGAGATCAGCGATGTTCTCAGGGAGAAACTCAGGCTCACGCTCTTCTCTGCAACCCTTGTGCAGGCTACCTTTGGCCCTGACCGCTACAGCATTGAGTCTGGTCCAATCAGACTTGGGAAAGCAGCTGTTGTCCGGCCTGACCCTGGCCTTCTCATCGCCAGTACTGATATCATTGCTGCTGAGGCAGCAGCTCTTGCGGTCCTGAAAGAGGCACGGCAGACAGTTCCATGGATACAACGGTTTGTAGAGAAGATGGCGCTCTTTGGCAACCCTTGTATCCGCAGCTTTGACCAGACCCCGGTTTCTGCCCACCCTGCTATTCTGCATGGGATCCGGATCGGCCTTGGAGAGATACCTGAAGAGATCATTGCAGATGACCTTTCAGCAGCTGTTGCAGGGAGAATCAGGGATTTACTAAGATCTGCTACCGTGAGCTAA
- a CDS encoding rubredoxin, with amino-acid sequence MTAWKCTICGHIHNDEAEATAFESLPKDWVCPVCAARKDLFVKKE; translated from the coding sequence ATGACAGCATGGAAATGTACAATCTGTGGCCATATTCACAATGATGAGGCAGAGGCAACAGCATTTGAATCACTCCCAAAAGACTGGGTCTGCCCGGTCTGTGCAGCACGCAAAGACCTCTTTGTGAAGAAGGAGTGA
- a CDS encoding prenyltransferase produces MGSDRIRDGLLLVQAGRLHFLVAGFLLYVIGALFAVRMGAVLEMQTFLLGYLICGTAHLSVSYSNDYYDRLTDDPAIQTRFSGGSGVLPVNPHLAGPVFWTAAILSLFSIGFTLLLVLIAGFPAFLIAFVAAGITLGWIYSAPPVRLTARGLGEVATMAAFGIFLPGGGYLFTALQLAPEMLWLMIPLFFLGLFFIVSVELPDFRNDAATGKKTLVVRAGRKQALRIAALGAAATTFAFCILAVSGPDSGQFFTVAAFASGVPLLFGIAAVHLAKRDGFQIEKITEWNMRSLILFLCILTGYLVVWP; encoded by the coding sequence ATGGGTTCAGACAGAATCAGGGACGGATTACTCCTTGTGCAGGCGGGACGGCTGCATTTCCTCGTCGCAGGGTTTCTTTTGTACGTGATCGGGGCACTCTTTGCCGTCCGGATGGGCGCTGTACTGGAGATGCAGACATTTCTCCTTGGATATCTCATCTGCGGCACTGCCCATCTCTCCGTCTCCTACAGCAATGATTACTATGACCGCCTCACCGATGATCCTGCCATACAAACACGCTTCTCCGGGGGAAGCGGTGTCCTCCCCGTCAACCCCCATCTTGCCGGGCCGGTCTTCTGGACTGCTGCCATCCTCTCGCTCTTTTCAATCGGATTCACGCTTCTGCTCGTCCTGATCGCCGGGTTTCCGGCATTCCTGATAGCCTTTGTCGCTGCCGGGATCACACTTGGCTGGATATATTCCGCCCCCCCGGTGCGGCTGACTGCCCGGGGACTTGGTGAAGTTGCAACAATGGCCGCATTCGGCATCTTCCTGCCCGGCGGCGGCTATCTCTTTACTGCCCTCCAACTAGCTCCTGAGATGCTCTGGCTCATGATCCCGCTCTTCTTCCTCGGCCTCTTCTTTATCGTGAGCGTTGAGCTGCCTGACTTCAGAAACGATGCGGCAACCGGAAAAAAGACCCTCGTTGTGAGGGCAGGCCGGAAGCAGGCTCTCCGGATTGCCGCACTTGGTGCTGCTGCCACGACGTTTGCATTCTGTATACTTGCGGTATCTGGTCCGGATTCCGGACAATTTTTCACAGTTGCCGCTTTTGCATCAGGAGTTCCGCTTCTCTTTGGAATTGCTGCAGTCCACCTTGCCAAACGGGATGGCTTCCAAATTGAGAAGATAACGGAGTGGAATATGCGGTCCCTTATCCTGTTTTTATGTATACTCACAGGGTACCTGGTAGTCTGGCCTTAG